The proteins below come from a single Geobacillus thermoleovorans genomic window:
- a CDS encoding aldo/keto reductase, with amino-acid sequence MERIRLADDLTFSRLIHGCCRLADWGYSREQLLGLIEFCLERGITTFDHADIYGDYTCESRFGEALALKPSLRGQIEIVTKCGIKRPPKYGMKLYDTSKTHIIASVEQSLANFRTDYIDVLLIHRPDPFMNPEEVAEAFCQLKQDGKVRYFGVSNFKRSQWEMLQSYLPFPLVTNQIEVSAYRLENLEDGTVDLCLEKRVPPMVWSPLAGGAIFSADDDRAVRLRGTLEQVRGEVGAETIDEVLYAWLLVHPARMMPIVGSGKQERIERAVRALSLSLSREQWFAILQSSMGHDVP; translated from the coding sequence ATGGAACGAATCCGTTTAGCGGACGATTTGACTTTTTCCCGCCTCATTCACGGCTGTTGTCGGCTTGCGGACTGGGGCTATTCGCGCGAGCAGCTGCTCGGGCTCATTGAATTTTGTCTTGAGCGCGGCATTACGACGTTTGACCATGCTGATATTTACGGCGACTACACGTGTGAATCGCGCTTTGGCGAAGCGCTGGCGTTAAAGCCAAGCTTGCGCGGTCAGATCGAGATTGTGACGAAATGCGGCATCAAGCGGCCGCCAAAATACGGGATGAAATTATATGATACAAGCAAAACCCATATCATCGCCTCGGTCGAGCAGTCGCTCGCCAATTTCCGCACGGATTATATCGATGTCTTGCTCATTCACCGTCCGGATCCGTTCATGAATCCAGAAGAGGTGGCCGAGGCGTTTTGCCAGCTGAAACAGGACGGAAAAGTGCGCTATTTCGGCGTCTCGAACTTTAAACGTTCGCAGTGGGAAATGCTTCAGTCGTATTTGCCGTTTCCGCTCGTGACCAACCAAATCGAAGTATCGGCGTATCGGTTGGAAAATCTTGAAGACGGCACAGTTGACCTTTGCCTTGAGAAGCGCGTTCCGCCAATGGTATGGTCGCCGCTCGCCGGTGGAGCGATTTTTTCCGCTGACGATGACCGGGCGGTGCGGCTGCGCGGGACGCTTGAACAAGTGCGAGGCGAAGTGGGCGCTGAGACGATCGACGAAGTGCTGTACGCGTGGCTCCTCGTTCATCCAGCGCGGATGATGCCGATTGTCGGCTCGGGGAAACAAGAACGCATCGAGCGGGCGGTGCGGGCGCTGTCTTTGTCGCTTTCCCGCGAGCAATGGTTCGCCATTTTGCAAAGCTCCATGGGGCATGATGTGCCGTAA
- the pepF gene encoding oligoendopeptidase F, with amino-acid sequence MKRWLLGLAAVLLLASPWPTSAAETAYEWNVADIYPSEHEWMRDYKTVKNALPKLAAFEGKLDDAKTIAKLFALNEQTARKLEKLSLYAHLKRDINIEDETAARLGAKVEALAAQYAAKTAFIEPELLALPERTLRKLQKSKPLKAYRYYFHELREQKPHTLTKREEQLLAKLSPVLGEAENIYDHAARGDYEPPSVKMPNGKTVTLTDDQYAAMLEHPDRRYRKAAFEAKAKSYEAMEQTAAATLYASVKADELYANVRRYPSGLAAALAADDVPKEVFDHLIAATRRHLPALHRYVELRRRALGLDRVHSYDLYVPLVGETMKPIPVETAKTLIVEGLKPLGADYIKQVHRAFQERWLDVFPRPKKYTGGYNTGAYDTHPFILLNYNGSLDSVLTMAHELGHAMHSVYTNRAQPYHYSGHSIFTAEVASTANEWLMLDYLYKQAKTKEEKLRLLIEQIEQIRGTLYTQVMYSEFERMIHDKVRQGGSLTADELNHLWLGLLKTYYGPAYAADPGAAHGWLRIPHFYDAFYVYKYATSLAASYTIVSDIQTDTSGKAVKRYKQFLRSGASDDPIRLLKRAGVDMTSPEPIERVLGHFAELVDELDRQLPSQNRQRST; translated from the coding sequence ATGAAGCGCTGGCTTCTTGGGCTCGCCGCCGTGCTTCTTTTGGCCTCCCCATGGCCGACATCAGCCGCCGAAACTGCATACGAATGGAATGTGGCCGACATTTACCCATCCGAACACGAATGGATGCGCGACTACAAGACGGTGAAAAACGCCTTGCCGAAACTGGCGGCGTTTGAAGGGAAGCTTGACGATGCGAAGACGATCGCCAAACTGTTCGCCCTAAACGAACAAACGGCCCGCAAGCTCGAAAAACTGTCGCTTTACGCCCATTTAAAACGCGATATCAACATTGAAGATGAAACGGCGGCCCGGCTCGGGGCAAAAGTGGAAGCGCTCGCCGCCCAATATGCGGCGAAAACAGCGTTTATCGAGCCGGAACTGCTCGCCCTCCCAGAGCGGACGCTCAGGAAGCTCCAAAAAAGCAAACCGCTGAAAGCGTACCGCTATTACTTCCATGAGTTGCGTGAGCAAAAGCCGCATACGCTCACGAAACGCGAAGAACAGCTGCTCGCGAAACTATCGCCGGTGCTCGGCGAAGCGGAGAACATTTATGACCACGCCGCCCGCGGCGATTACGAGCCGCCATCTGTCAAGATGCCGAACGGAAAGACAGTGACATTGACCGACGACCAATACGCCGCCATGCTCGAGCACCCGGACCGCCGCTATCGAAAGGCGGCGTTTGAAGCGAAAGCCAAAAGTTATGAAGCCATGGAACAAACCGCAGCCGCGACGCTGTATGCCTCGGTCAAAGCGGATGAATTGTATGCGAACGTGCGCCGCTATCCATCCGGCCTTGCCGCCGCGCTGGCCGCCGATGACGTACCAAAGGAAGTGTTCGATCACTTGATCGCCGCCACTCGCCGCCACTTGCCGGCGCTTCACCGCTATGTCGAACTGCGGCGGCGCGCGCTCGGGCTTGACCGCGTCCATAGCTATGACTTGTACGTGCCGCTCGTCGGCGAAACAATGAAACCGATTCCGGTCGAAACGGCGAAGACGCTCATAGTGGAAGGACTCAAGCCGCTCGGCGCCGACTATATCAAACAGGTGCACCGAGCGTTTCAAGAACGATGGCTTGATGTCTTCCCGCGCCCGAAAAAATATACCGGCGGCTACAACACGGGAGCGTATGACACCCATCCGTTCATCTTGCTCAATTACAACGGTTCGCTCGACAGCGTATTGACGATGGCTCACGAGCTTGGGCACGCCATGCATTCCGTATACACGAACCGCGCGCAGCCGTACCATTATTCCGGTCATTCGATTTTCACCGCCGAAGTCGCCTCGACCGCGAACGAATGGCTCATGCTCGATTATTTGTACAAACAGGCGAAAACAAAAGAAGAAAAACTCCGCCTGCTCATCGAACAAATCGAGCAAATCCGCGGCACGTTGTACACGCAAGTGATGTATTCCGAATTTGAACGGATGATTCATGACAAAGTGCGCCAAGGCGGCAGTCTGACAGCGGACGAACTGAACCATCTTTGGCTTGGCCTGCTCAAAACGTATTACGGCCCGGCGTACGCCGCCGATCCCGGCGCCGCGCACGGCTGGCTGCGCATCCCGCATTTTTATGACGCCTTTTATGTATACAAATATGCCACTTCGCTCGCGGCGTCGTACACCATTGTGAGCGACATCCAAACCGATACAAGCGGCAAGGCGGTGAAGCGGTACAAACAATTTTTGCGCTCCGGCGCATCCGATGATCCGATCCGTCTGCTCAAGCGAGCCGGAGTGGATATGACAAGCCCCGAACCGATCGAGCGGGTCTTAGGTCATTTCGCCGAACTCGTTGACGAACTCGATCGACAGCTGCCAAGCCAAAACCGTCAGCGGTCTACATGA
- a CDS encoding nicotinate phosphoribosyltransferase, producing the protein MKKYADDSLMLHTDLYQINMVETYWEDRMHERRAVFEVFFRKLPFGNGYAVFAGLERVIQFLQQFRFSDSDIDYLRQELGYRDDFLDYLRTLRFTGTVRSMREGEVVFANEPIMRIEAPLAEAQLIETAILNIINFQTLIATKASRIKHILGNEPALEFGSRRAQEMDAALWGARAAYIGGIEATSNVRAGKLFGIPVAGTHAHSMIQAYQDEYTAFLKYARRHKDCVFLVDTYDTLKSGVPNAIRVAKELGDQINFIGIRIDSGDLAYLSKEARKMLDEAGFPNAKIFASNDLDEDTILNLKSQGAKIDVWGIGTKLITAYDQPALGAVYKMVAIENERGEMVDTIKISGNPEKVTTPGLKRVYRIVNKINHKAEGDYIALESENPQQEERLKMFHPVYTFISKFVTNFEARDLHVTIFDNGRLVYTSPPLPDIQAYAKESLRLFWEEYKRTLNPEQYPVDLSQACWDNKMENIRKVKEKIAGASLSE; encoded by the coding sequence ATGAAAAAATATGCCGATGACAGTTTGATGCTTCATACGGACTTATATCAAATCAACATGGTCGAGACGTATTGGGAAGATCGTATGCATGAGCGCCGCGCTGTGTTTGAAGTGTTTTTCCGCAAGCTGCCGTTTGGCAACGGCTATGCGGTGTTCGCTGGGTTGGAGCGTGTCATTCAGTTTTTGCAACAGTTCCGATTTTCTGACAGCGACATCGACTATTTGCGCCAAGAACTTGGTTACCGCGACGACTTTTTAGACTATTTGCGGACGCTTCGCTTCACCGGCACGGTCCGTTCGATGCGCGAAGGGGAAGTGGTGTTTGCCAATGAACCGATTATGCGCATCGAGGCGCCGCTCGCCGAGGCGCAGCTCATCGAAACGGCTATTTTAAACATTATCAATTTCCAGACGCTCATCGCCACGAAAGCGTCGCGCATTAAGCATATTCTCGGGAACGAACCGGCTTTGGAGTTCGGCAGCCGGCGGGCGCAGGAGATGGATGCGGCGCTTTGGGGGGCGCGCGCAGCGTATATCGGCGGGATTGAGGCGACATCGAACGTGCGCGCCGGGAAGCTGTTTGGCATTCCGGTCGCCGGAACGCACGCCCATTCGATGATTCAAGCGTATCAGGATGAATACACCGCCTTTTTGAAGTATGCACGCCGTCATAAAGACTGCGTATTTCTCGTCGATACGTACGATACGTTGAAGTCCGGGGTGCCAAACGCCATTCGCGTCGCGAAGGAGCTGGGCGACCAAATCAACTTTATCGGCATCCGCATCGACAGCGGCGATCTCGCCTATTTGTCGAAGGAAGCGCGGAAAATGCTCGATGAAGCCGGATTTCCGAACGCGAAAATTTTCGCCTCGAACGATTTGGATGAAGATACGATTTTAAACTTGAAGTCGCAAGGGGCGAAAATCGATGTGTGGGGGATCGGCACAAAGCTCATTACGGCGTACGATCAGCCAGCGCTCGGCGCCGTGTACAAAATGGTGGCGATTGAAAACGAACGCGGTGAGATGGTCGATACAATCAAAATCAGCGGCAATCCAGAGAAAGTGACGACGCCGGGGCTGAAGCGGGTGTACCGCATCGTCAACAAAATCAACCATAAAGCGGAAGGCGACTACATCGCCTTAGAGAGCGAAAACCCGCAGCAAGAAGAGCGGCTGAAAATGTTCCATCCGGTGTACACGTTCATCAGCAAATTCGTCACCAATTTCGAAGCGCGTGATTTGCATGTGACGATCTTCGACAACGGCCGGCTCGTGTATACGTCGCCCCCGCTTCCGGACATTCAAGCGTATGCGAAAGAAAGCTTGCGCTTGTTTTGGGAGGAGTACAAACGGACGCTCAATCCCGAGCAATATCCCGTCGATTTGAGCCAAGCGTGCTGGGACAATAAGATGGAAAACATCCGCAAGGTGAAAGAAAAAATTGCAGGCGCATCTTTAAGTGAATAA
- a CDS encoding cysteine hydrolase family protein, translating into MKRALINIDYTVDFIADHGALTCGKPGQAIEEELVRVTKQFIDRGDFVVFAIDKHVAGDHYHPETKLFPPHNIEGTEGRKLYGELEEVYQANKHKDNVYWMDKTRYSAFAGTDLELKLRERGITEVHLVGCCTDICVLHTAVDAYNKGFRIVVHRRAVASFDAAGHEWALRHFRHTLGAEIVE; encoded by the coding sequence ATGAAGAGAGCACTCATTAACATCGACTACACCGTCGATTTTATCGCCGATCATGGCGCGCTCACATGCGGGAAGCCGGGGCAGGCGATTGAAGAAGAACTTGTACGGGTGACGAAACAGTTTATCGATCGTGGAGATTTTGTTGTCTTCGCCATTGACAAACATGTGGCGGGAGATCACTACCATCCGGAAACGAAGCTGTTTCCGCCGCATAACATTGAAGGGACGGAGGGCCGAAAGCTGTACGGGGAGCTCGAAGAGGTGTATCAAGCAAATAAGCATAAAGACAACGTCTACTGGATGGACAAAACGCGCTACAGCGCGTTCGCCGGGACCGATTTGGAGCTGAAATTGCGCGAGAGAGGCATCACGGAAGTGCATTTGGTCGGCTGCTGCACCGATATTTGCGTCCTCCATACGGCGGTCGATGCATACAATAAAGGCTTTCGCATCGTCGTCCACCGGCGGGCGGTCGCGAGCTTCGACGCGGCGGGACACGAATGGGCGCTCCGCCATTTTCGCCATACGCTAGGCGCAGAAATAGTGGAATAA
- the yidC gene encoding membrane protein insertase YidC: protein MKKWVLVLLGAVLLLSGCNRNEPINEHSQGIWNHYFVYPMSKLLLTLGHWFGDNYGIAIIVLTLIVRFCLLPLILKQFRASLAMQKLRPELLKLQEKYKSKDPETQRKLQQEMMQLYQKHGVNPASGCLPVLIQMPIFMALYYAISRTQEIKTHSFLWVELGHRDPYFILPVLAALTTFISLRLSPSMAEEQMPQMAMMSYIMPVMIFIGASSVPSALSLYWVVGGCFSIIQSLILRSQLKAAKTAENS from the coding sequence ATGAAAAAATGGGTATTGGTGCTGCTTGGTGCAGTCTTGCTTCTTTCCGGCTGCAACCGCAACGAACCGATCAATGAACATAGCCAAGGCATTTGGAACCATTATTTTGTCTACCCGATGTCGAAGCTCCTTTTGACGCTTGGGCACTGGTTTGGCGACAACTACGGCATCGCCATTATCGTGCTGACGCTCATCGTCCGTTTTTGCTTGCTGCCGCTCATTTTGAAGCAGTTCCGCGCATCACTCGCCATGCAAAAGCTGCGTCCGGAATTGTTGAAGCTGCAAGAAAAATATAAAAGCAAAGACCCGGAAACGCAGCGCAAGCTCCAGCAAGAAATGATGCAGCTGTACCAAAAGCACGGCGTCAACCCGGCGAGCGGCTGCCTGCCGGTGTTAATTCAAATGCCGATTTTTATGGCGCTTTATTACGCGATTTCGCGGACGCAAGAAATTAAAACCCACTCGTTCCTATGGGTCGAGCTTGGCCACCGCGATCCGTATTTCATTTTGCCCGTTTTGGCGGCGTTGACGACGTTCATCTCGCTCCGCCTCTCGCCGTCGATGGCCGAAGAACAAATGCCGCAAATGGCGATGATGTCGTACATCATGCCGGTCATGATCTTTATCGGCGCCAGCTCCGTCCCATCGGCGCTGTCGCTTTACTGGGTGGTTGGCGGCTGCTTCTCGATCATCCAGTCGCTCATTTTGCGCAGTCAGCTGAAAGCGGCGAAAACGGCGGAAAATAGCTGA
- a CDS encoding bacteriocin-processing peptidase family protein, which produces MNHIKPIALLVEEKRIVDALAQVRPHLENMGLFQWRPLMASWDSIEPFRALIRLFDYALMYRHSGLVARYAHRKFNTLQTLAWVCDEWLENRRPLDVEEALTPRLTEALEGRVEEPRESIARAAFALVRALLDMQRIDEAHEWMDVVARYETVPMHDKWGYFYIETGDRKRAEQVIRAGLDDPERGDMCYLLLSDLYALDGRHHEALAVLEEGGRRFPQVLAFYAERVRRLRDVRAYREALAAMDELDRLNPLHMHRRYFAHLRAELYYQLDEWEKLESLVKAEPQLEKTPYARALGRQRKRSVVLPLVPVVQKHNYCVPASLEMMLRLLGSPRTQDEVAQHIFDVRGSKLSTTVHYLEELGFVCRFFVGSPLRWKRLIDEDVPVLLSVDYEQSSHVQVLFGYDERLGALYVQDPNLFDPFVVSEDELAKWYAGTHYLSIVALPREKAALAAELPEEEDRYFRELHALAEKMDEDEQAHFDAFVAFLRKHEHIPYTWLYVMKHFSSDEAKPLVFDYTRRVLSEYPEHNDLLLMAAKAYIYTQEMEKAEDVLKRVKGKAQSPLYHYLRGRIAFFASRYEEAARYFRTSLQLDPDQPEVWSYFGLASAYAGHIEKGLISSRVAVSLYPGDLFIETNHGVLLFHAKRFAEARAWFDRLVRRERRDAQLWYERARCDRELGRRRKAERGFCVAKALDPQEPYPYLMLADLYDDDGDREKAKAVLEEGLAAAWRLAPLYVRLGDLYMEEGEAEQAVSCYEEAIRHDSDDVFAHLGLAAALAERGDVEAARRYVIKQRTRFANNSEYWLNAGKWLIAHGFADEEEGRETALSWLEEGLRLAEFDAEEAYEFYIDQLTTPTLRERGRAFLKQLVSARPKLASAHSALGVLYERQGRPSKAMAFYREAAAMGHWLSLFRLAELCASLGRYQEAKQHYEACLKADPSFVLCHFRLAALYEAEGNEERQHAHLLQAVRLAPLRVDSEQLAAIIEPPALLETLADARPRGGDVWYYDSLGYVYGALGRRDQEKAAVERALALDPDHSEVLRHYANVLSREGRTKEAIKLLERLMVRHPDDESLYSAYVALFPKTMRGLGKLRHRLERLKIGREAKSVVYRNAAAALLPYLEEEQNESDEPVRWWTKAKEWMGRFSLFSIVIDLYEEAIRLNRSDAEAYGQLARLYAAIELEDDAIKTWRRALARVWDPSLAREFVEHLLKADDEKKRQEAKRWLERLVADDPDDVELRVLQAVVWLQEGQHEKAERQLEAIVAEEPLAREALMLLGEQYMETGRYQEAAALWERYADWYPEDEELNMQLAAAYEAAGHIERALAAIERCVHMAKDARLRYERARCLALLGRFDEAKQELEAAFSADESGELAMLAADEPAFHRLERM; this is translated from the coding sequence ATGAATCATATCAAACCGATCGCATTGCTCGTTGAAGAAAAACGAATCGTGGATGCCCTTGCCCAGGTGCGGCCGCATTTAGAAAACATGGGATTGTTTCAATGGCGGCCGCTCATGGCGTCATGGGACAGCATCGAGCCGTTTCGGGCGCTCATCCGGCTGTTTGATTATGCGCTCATGTACCGGCATAGCGGGCTTGTCGCGCGGTACGCCCACCGGAAGTTCAATACGTTGCAGACGCTCGCTTGGGTGTGTGATGAGTGGCTCGAGAACCGCCGGCCGCTCGATGTGGAAGAGGCGCTCACCCCGCGTCTTACAGAAGCGCTCGAAGGCCGGGTGGAGGAGCCGAGGGAATCGATCGCCCGGGCGGCGTTTGCGTTGGTGCGCGCTTTATTGGATATGCAGCGGATCGATGAGGCGCACGAATGGATGGATGTGGTTGCCCGCTATGAGACGGTGCCGATGCATGACAAGTGGGGCTATTTTTATATCGAGACCGGCGACCGGAAGCGCGCCGAACAGGTGATTCGCGCCGGTCTCGATGACCCGGAGCGCGGCGACATGTGCTATTTGCTGCTTTCGGATTTGTACGCTCTTGACGGCCGCCACCACGAGGCGCTTGCCGTTTTGGAGGAAGGAGGGCGGCGCTTTCCGCAAGTGCTGGCGTTTTACGCTGAGCGCGTGCGCCGCTTGCGCGATGTGCGCGCCTACCGTGAGGCGCTCGCGGCGATGGATGAACTTGACCGCCTGAATCCGCTTCATATGCATCGCCGTTATTTCGCCCATTTGCGCGCCGAACTGTATTACCAGCTTGACGAATGGGAGAAGCTTGAATCGCTTGTGAAAGCGGAGCCGCAGCTTGAAAAAACGCCGTACGCCCGAGCGCTTGGGCGGCAAAGGAAACGGTCGGTGGTGCTGCCGCTTGTGCCGGTCGTGCAAAAGCATAACTATTGCGTGCCGGCAAGTTTGGAAATGATGCTTCGATTGCTTGGCTCCCCCCGTACGCAGGATGAAGTGGCCCAACATATTTTTGATGTGCGCGGATCGAAATTGTCGACGACGGTTCATTATTTGGAAGAGCTTGGCTTTGTTTGCCGCTTTTTCGTCGGCTCGCCGCTTCGTTGGAAGCGGCTGATTGATGAGGACGTTCCGGTGCTGTTAAGCGTCGATTATGAACAGTCATCGCACGTGCAGGTGTTGTTTGGCTATGACGAGCGGCTTGGGGCGTTGTACGTGCAAGACCCGAATCTATTTGATCCGTTTGTTGTTTCCGAGGACGAGCTTGCCAAATGGTATGCAGGGACGCATTATTTGTCGATTGTGGCGCTTCCCCGGGAAAAAGCGGCGCTCGCCGCCGAGCTCCCCGAAGAGGAAGACCGCTATTTCCGCGAATTGCATGCGTTGGCCGAAAAGATGGATGAGGACGAGCAGGCGCATTTCGACGCGTTTGTCGCCTTTTTGCGCAAGCATGAGCACATCCCGTACACATGGCTGTATGTCATGAAGCATTTTAGCAGCGATGAGGCGAAGCCGCTTGTGTTTGATTACACCAGGCGCGTCTTGAGCGAGTATCCCGAACATAACGACTTGCTGCTGATGGCGGCGAAAGCGTATATCTACACGCAAGAAATGGAGAAGGCTGAAGACGTGCTCAAACGGGTGAAAGGAAAGGCACAAAGCCCGCTCTACCATTATTTGCGCGGCCGAATCGCCTTTTTTGCCAGCCGCTACGAAGAGGCGGCTCGCTATTTTCGCACCTCGCTCCAGTTGGACCCAGATCAGCCGGAAGTGTGGAGCTATTTCGGACTCGCCTCGGCGTACGCCGGTCATATCGAAAAAGGGCTCATCTCTTCGCGCGTAGCGGTCAGCTTATATCCGGGCGATTTGTTTATCGAAACGAACCATGGTGTGCTGTTGTTCCACGCGAAGCGGTTTGCCGAAGCGCGCGCCTGGTTTGATCGTCTTGTGCGCCGCGAACGGCGGGATGCCCAGCTTTGGTATGAGCGGGCCCGCTGCGATCGGGAGCTCGGCCGCCGGCGCAAGGCGGAACGCGGCTTTTGCGTCGCCAAAGCGCTCGACCCGCAGGAACCGTACCCGTATTTGATGTTGGCTGACTTGTATGATGACGACGGTGATCGGGAAAAAGCGAAAGCGGTGTTGGAAGAGGGATTGGCCGCCGCCTGGCGGTTGGCGCCGCTTTACGTCCGCCTTGGCGATCTCTATATGGAGGAAGGAGAGGCGGAACAAGCGGTTTCGTGCTACGAAGAGGCGATCCGCCATGACAGCGATGACGTGTTTGCCCATCTAGGCTTGGCGGCCGCCCTCGCGGAGCGCGGGGATGTGGAAGCGGCGCGCCGGTATGTAATCAAGCAGCGCACCCGTTTTGCCAACAACAGCGAATATTGGCTCAATGCAGGCAAATGGCTCATCGCCCACGGTTTCGCCGATGAGGAGGAAGGACGCGAGACGGCGCTGTCGTGGTTGGAGGAAGGGCTGCGCCTCGCCGAGTTTGATGCCGAAGAAGCGTACGAGTTTTACATCGACCAGCTGACAACGCCAACTCTTCGAGAGCGCGGCCGGGCGTTTTTGAAACAGCTTGTCTCGGCTCGCCCGAAACTCGCTTCGGCCCATTCCGCTCTCGGCGTCCTTTATGAGCGGCAAGGCCGGCCGTCCAAGGCCATGGCGTTTTACCGAGAAGCCGCCGCCATGGGCCATTGGCTTTCACTCTTCCGGCTGGCGGAGCTGTGCGCCTCGCTCGGACGCTACCAAGAGGCGAAACAACATTATGAGGCGTGTCTCAAAGCCGATCCGTCGTTTGTCCTCTGCCATTTTCGCTTAGCTGCGCTCTATGAGGCAGAAGGAAACGAAGAGCGGCAGCACGCGCATTTGCTTCAGGCGGTTCGCCTTGCTCCGCTGCGAGTGGATAGCGAACAGCTTGCAGCGATCATAGAGCCTCCGGCGCTGCTTGAGACGTTGGCCGATGCCCGTCCGCGTGGAGGAGATGTGTGGTACTATGACAGCCTCGGGTATGTATATGGAGCGCTCGGACGCCGCGATCAAGAAAAGGCGGCGGTCGAGAGGGCGCTTGCTCTTGACCCGGATCACAGTGAAGTGCTTCGTCATTACGCGAATGTGCTTAGCCGGGAAGGACGCACGAAAGAGGCAATCAAGCTGCTCGAGCGGTTGATGGTGCGCCATCCCGACGATGAATCGTTGTATTCGGCATATGTCGCCTTATTCCCGAAAACGATGCGCGGCTTAGGGAAGCTGCGCCACCGGCTGGAGCGGCTGAAGATCGGCCGTGAGGCGAAAAGCGTTGTTTATCGGAATGCGGCCGCCGCTCTCCTTCCGTATTTGGAAGAGGAACAGAACGAAAGCGACGAGCCGGTGCGGTGGTGGACAAAAGCGAAAGAATGGATGGGCAGGTTTTCCTTGTTTTCGATCGTCATTGATTTGTATGAGGAGGCGATTCGCCTCAATCGCAGCGATGCGGAAGCCTATGGGCAGCTCGCCCGCCTCTATGCGGCGATCGAGCTGGAGGACGATGCCATCAAAACGTGGCGCCGGGCGCTCGCCCGCGTTTGGGATCCTTCATTGGCGCGTGAATTCGTCGAACACTTGTTGAAGGCCGACGATGAGAAGAAGCGCCAAGAAGCCAAGCGGTGGCTTGAACGGCTAGTGGCTGATGACCCGGACGATGTCGAACTGCGCGTGTTGCAGGCGGTCGTTTGGCTTCAAGAAGGGCAGCACGAGAAAGCCGAGCGGCAGCTGGAGGCGATCGTGGCGGAAGAACCGCTCGCCCGTGAGGCGCTCATGTTGCTTGGCGAACAGTATATGGAAACGGGCCGCTATCAGGAAGCGGCGGCGCTTTGGGAGCGCTACGCCGATTGGTATCCTGAGGATGAAGAGCTGAATATGCAGCTCGCGGCTGCTTATGAAGCGGCAGGGCACATTGAGCGGGCTTTGGCTGCCATTGAACGGTGCGTCCATATGGCCAAAGATGCTCGACTTCGCTACGAACGAGCCCGCTGTCTCGCGCTGCTTGGACGCTTCGATGAGGCGAAGCAAGAGCTTGAGGCGGCATTTTCGGCTGATGAAAGCGGAGAGCTCGCCATGTTGGCGGCTGACGAGCCGGCATTTCACCGCTTGGAGCGGATGTGA
- a CDS encoding alpha/beta hydrolase, producing MSEQYPVLSGAEPFYAENGPVGVLLVHGFTGTPHSMRPLAEAYAKAGYTVCLPRLKGHGTHYEDMERTTFHDWVASVEEGYGWLKQRCQTIFVTGLSMGGTLTLYLAEHHPDICGIVPINAAVDIPAIAAGMTGGGELPRYLDSIGSDLKNPDVKELAYEKTPTASLLQLARLMAQTKAKLDRIVCPALIFVSDEDHVVPPGNADIIFQGISSTEKEIVRLRNSYHVATLDYDQPMIIERSLEFFAKHAG from the coding sequence ATGAGCGAACAATATCCGGTGCTCTCGGGCGCCGAGCCGTTTTACGCCGAAAACGGGCCGGTCGGGGTGCTGCTCGTGCACGGATTCACCGGCACGCCCCACAGCATGCGCCCGCTCGCTGAAGCGTATGCGAAAGCCGGCTATACCGTTTGCCTGCCGCGCTTAAAAGGGCACGGAACGCATTACGAAGACATGGAACGGACGACGTTCCACGATTGGGTCGCCTCGGTCGAAGAAGGATATGGATGGCTGAAACAACGATGCCAAACCATTTTTGTCACCGGGCTGTCGATGGGCGGGACGCTCACGCTTTATTTGGCGGAACATCACCCAGACATCTGCGGCATCGTGCCGATTAACGCCGCTGTCGACATCCCGGCCATCGCCGCCGGGATGACGGGCGGGGGCGAGCTGCCGAGGTATCTGGATTCGATCGGTTCGGACTTGAAAAATCCGGATGTGAAAGAGCTGGCATACGAGAAAACGCCGACCGCTTCGCTTCTTCAGCTGGCTAGGCTGATGGCACAGACAAAAGCGAAACTCGATCGCATCGTCTGTCCGGCGTTGATTTTTGTCTCCGACGAAGATCACGTCGTGCCGCCGGGAAACGCCGACATCATCTTTCAAGGCATTTCATCGACGGAGAAAGAGATCGTCCGCCTCCGAAACAGCTACCATGTGGCGACGCTCGATTACGATCAACCGATGATTATTGAACGGTCTCTCGAATTTTTCGCCAAGCACGCCGGATAA